In Exiguobacterium sp. 9-2, the genomic window CCGTCATTGCCCCAAGCGTCATGATATTTAAAGAAATATCCATCTGCTTCAGCACAAGAATCGCCATCAGAAGAGATAGTGGAATCGAAATGACTGCGATGATCGTTGATTTGATGTTTCGAAGAAACAGCAAAATGATGACGATGGCAAATAATGCACCAATCAGTGCCTTACTAATCATCGTTGAAACGGATTCCTCGATTGGTTTTCCTTGATCAAGTGTCACAGATGCATTGACCGAACCGTTTTCTTTTTCAAAGTCTTTAATCGTCTGCTTGACGCCATTGACGACATCAACCGTATTTGCGTCCTGCGATTTCGTCACTTGAACACCGATCGATCTTTCGCCATTCGAACGAGAAATCGATTCTTCAATCCCTTTGTCTTCAATCGTCGCGACTTGCGACAACGTGACAGTTGGTACTTGTGTTGGTGCTTGAGTTGCTTGTCCCGACGTAGCACCTGTCGACGGTGTCGTTTGGGATGCTGCCTCTGCCTCTCCTGTTGCTGATGGTGCTTGCCCTGCTTGCCCTGCTTGCCCTGCTTGCCCTGCTTGCCCTGCTTGCCCTGCTTGCCCTGCTTCAGGAGTATTCGCTGCTGGCGGTGTATATGGAAGACGAAGATCTTTTAATTCTTTGACCGTCGTTGCTTTTCCATCTAGTACAACTGCCTGTTCTTTATCTCCTAGCTCGTACAAACCAAGCGCTAAACGTGAATCATTAGCTTGAATTAATTGTTTCGCATTCTCTTCTGTTAAACCGTAACGTTCGAGTTTTTTCTCATCGAAGCGAATCTCGATTCGGCGAATCTCTTGCCCTGCGACTTGAACCGTTTGAGCACCTTCGATTCCCTCAAGCTTCGGTTGAAGTTCGTTTTCGACGAGTTTCGTCAACTCAGACAGAGAGCGTTCCTTGTCTGAGACAGCGAATCCGATGACTGGAAATGCATCAAAGGAAATCCGTGATACTTGTGGCTCTTGGACACCTTCTGGTAGTTCTACGTTTGAAAGAGCTTCTTTTACCTTTTGCTCTGCTTCTTCCATGTCTGTACTGAAGTTGTAGTCAATTTGTAAGTTCGATGCATTTTGGAAGGACGTCGAACGTACAGTATCGACACCTGGTAAATTTTCGACCTTACTTTCAAGTTCTCGACTGACTTCATCTAAAACCTGTTCTGGTGTAGCACCCGGATAAATCGTCGTCACGGACACGGTTGGTGTCGTGATGTCTGGCAATGTCTCAAGCTTCATCGATGTTCCCGCATAAATACCGGCAACTGTGATGATGATCGTCATAAGCCAGAGGGCAAACTTATTGTTCACCGAAAACTGGATGATCTTTTTCATCGTATGGTTCTCCTTCACTCTTCAATTTGCTTGTCTAATTGTCGTGCACGTTCTATTAATTGCTGAATCAATTGTTGTCGGATAGTCGGAGAAGGTGCACCAAACTGAAAATGCTCCGACAGTTTCAAACCGTCTAATGTAAAACGAATCGATAACACCTCAACCGGATCCATCTGTTCTGTCAGTTGGCGGAAGAAATGCTCAACTTGTCGCTTTCGTTCCTCGACGAACGTCGCGTGATCCTTTAACAAGGACAATAAGTAAAGAAGCGCATCCATATCGAGGTGGAATTCCTCTTGCTGCTGGATTTGCAACGTCACGAACGCTTCCATCGGTCCCATCGTCAACTGATGCTGTTCGTACAGTTCAAATTGACGTGCTTCTTGCGCTTCGATGACTCCCATCAGCAACGCTTCTTTCGAAGCAAAATGATACAATAGTCCACCTTTCGAGACATTTGCCTGTTTCGCGACTTCATCGAGCGTTAGCTGAGTAAAGCCTTGTTGCAATATGATCGCTGTCGTTGCTTCAAGAATCCGGCGACGTGTCTCTTGTGCTTTTGCACTAGCCAAAAGCCTCCCCCTTTTCCTATCTATTTTACTGTACCGTCTGGACGGTTTCTTTTTATAGTGTACGGATTCTCATTTCGAGATGCAATCGCTTTGCTTATGTTTCACGTGAAACTTTCGTGAACAAAAAAAACGCTTACGCATTTTATTATACGTAAGCGTTCTGAAGTGGATTATTCGTTTGCTTCACGTGCACTCTCTCGTAGCGCCGCTTGCATCGTTTCGAACAGGTGACGCTCCCGTAACACTTGGACACCACGATCCGTCGGTCCACCAGGTGCTGCAACGTCAGCAATGAGACGATCTGTGCTCTCATTAGAACGCATGAGAATTTCAGCTGAACCTTTCATCGCTTGAGCAACGATTCGACGTGCATTTCCCTCTTCAAAACCGGCATCCGTCAAAACTGGTACCATACCAGCTACGATTTCATAGAAGAATGCTGGACTACATCCAGCTGCCGCCATGAACGCTGGCATCGTTGTTTCATTTGCCTCCGCGATTTCTCCGACACGTTCAAATAATGCCTCGACTACACTTCGGATCTCTTCGTTCACGCGTGAGCCGAACCATAGTCCAGTCATTCCTAATCGATGGGCAACGGGTGTATTCGGCATGACAGCAACTGTCGGACGTTCCGTTAACCGTTCGATTTCGTCCGGTGTAATGTGAGCCGCAATCGAAACGATCGTTTGATGCGTCCATTGTTGGTTTGCTACGTAGGCAAGTACACCATCGGGTTGCATGCCAAGCATGACGACATCATATAAGGAGACATCTTCTTGCTCGACTGTTTGAATGCCGTGTCGCGCCGCGACTTCCGTCAAGCGTGCTCCACCACTGCGATTCGTCATCGTAATGTCCTCACGCTTAAATCCAGAAGCGACCCACCCTTGAACGAGCGCCTCACTCATCGCACCTGCTCCTACTACTAATAGTTTCATCGTCTATCCTTCCTTTCCCTCAAAAAAAGACCAGTCATGACTGGTCTTATGCGGGTCCATTATACACGAACAGCTAAATCTTCAACAGCGACGACACGAAGACCCTTGTCGTCAAGTTTCTTCACGATTTTTTTCTTCGTCTTCTCGTCACAATCCGTTGGTAACGTAATTAATACGCGACGCATGACACTACTCTTTGCATCGAGAGTCATCAGACTCGCCACCGTTGAATATTTGTTAACGATCTTCGAAATTTTCTCGAGCGCCCCTTTTTGTTCACTTAAGGCTACCGTTAAGACGTAACTTCCCGAATCACGATTCCACGCTTCCTCAAGCATTCCAAGCATCTTCCCGTGCGGTAAGATACCGAAGAAATGACCGTCGTCATTTAAGACCGCAATATACGGTAATTCCTTAATTGAGAAGAAGACTTCAAAGAAATTACTTCCTGTATAGATGTATTTGGATGTATTCTTAATCAGCGACATGACATTGTCGTCTAAACTGCCACCATTCATCCCATGACGATAAATGTGCATCTTATAGATATTCCCCTTGAAATCCTGTCCTGTCTGACTAAGAACCGGGACACATCGGTATCCGGTTTTTTCAAGCGTGTCAAGCGCTTCACGGATCGTCGCTGTTTCGGAAATCGTGACACATTGGTGCTTCGGGATACATAAACTTTGAACGAGCATAATAAAATCCTCCTCTTTTACCTAATTACGCAGACTTAATCATATCATTCGATTTTCATACGCCATATCCTCTTTTCCCACTTCTGATGCGCTTTTATTCTTACAATCACAAGACATTCGCTTGTAATCACAACGCAATCCAACCTATTTCAATTAAGTACACATGTAATCTCCTATTGTCAGATAATTTATTAAATCTACAATCACCTTCATATTAAGATTTATTAAGATTTCGTAAAGACGCTTCATAAATGTATTCTTTTACAATACCGTCTGCTACAATCGAACTCGTGAAGTTGCTTCACTATTCTATTCTTGTTCTTAATATGGAGGCAGAAGAAATGTTTAGTAAAAAACAAGATCCATTCGCAGTTAAATTATCAGAAATCGCAGGACACTTAAAAACGACTTCGCAATTCTTCGTTGACTTTAAAATCAACGGCATCGCGGATGTAAAAGAATTTGCACATAAAGTAAAAGACTTCGAAACAGCTGGGGACGATTTGATGCATCAGTTGATCATCGACTTGAACAACGCGTTCATCACGCCAATCGATCGCGAAGACTTACTCGCACTCGCTAACGCACTCGATGACGTCTTAGATGGCTTTGAAGAATGTTCTGCTATTTTCGAAATCTACAATATCGTTCAAGCAGACGAGCACATGATTAAGTTCGTTGATGAAATCAACATCGCTGTTTCAGAACTCGCAACGTCAATGGATCTTCTTGTTGCACGTAAATTGCAACCGATGCGTGAACATGTCATTAAAATCAAAGAACAAGAGACGATTTGTGACAACTTACGCCGTAAATCAATCAAAGCATTGTTCGCAACAGAAACAGATCCAATTAAAATCATTCAATACAAAGAAATCTATGAATCGCTCGAATCAATCGCGGACTACTGCCAAGACGCAGCTAACGTCATTGAAACGATCATCATGAAAAACGCTTAAGTGAGGAGCTAACGAGATGGATAGCCTGTTTATCATCACCGCCATAATCGTGATTCTCGCACTTAGCTTCGACTTCATCAACGGTTTCCACGATACAGCGAACTCAATCGCGACTGCTGTATCGACTCGCGCTTTGAAACCACGCCATGCCATCATTTTGGCTGCATCGATGAACTTCCTAGGTGCAATCACATTCACTGGAGTCGCAAAAACGATCTCTGGTGACATCGTTGACCCGTCAACACTTGAACACGGGAGCTATGTCGTCATCGCTGCCTTGATTTCAGCCATTGCTTGGAATCTCTTGACTTGGTACTTTGGTATTCCGTCAAGTTCGTCGCATACACTGATTGGTTCGATTGCTGGTGCAGCTGTTGCCTCTGTTGGATTTGGTGGCATCGAAGCAAAAGGGTTCTTGAAAATCGTTGAAGCTTTGCTGATTTCACCAGTACTCGCCTTCACACTCGGTTTCATCGTATATGCAGTCTTTAAAATCATCTTCAAAAAAGGAAATTTGGCGAAAACGAATCGTCGCTTCCGCCACGTCCAAATCGCAACTGCTGCATTACAATCGTACACACACGGTACGAATGATGCACAAAAAGCGATGGGGATCATCACACTCGCTTTGATTTCGTCTGGTTTCCAAACGGATCACGAAGTTGCCACTTGGGTTAAACTTTCCTGTGCGATCGCAATGGGTCTCGGAACATCTGTCGGTGGATGGCGCATCATCAAAACCGTCGGTGGTCAAATCATGAAAATCCGTCCAGTCAATGGTGTAGCAGCTGACTTAACATCAGCAGCAATCATTTTTGGTGCAACGGCGATTCATCTTCCTGTTTCGACGACACACGTCATCTCATCTGCCATCTTAGGTGTAGGTACATCGCACCGTAAGAAAGGTGTCAAGTGGGGAACAGCGCAACGCATGCTTATCACATGGGTCATCACATTGCCGATTTCAATGGCTTTAGCTGCTATGATCTACTATATTCTCGACTTCTTATTCATTAAATAAGTACGCACCCCGCCTATTCAAGATAGGTGGGGTTTTGTCTACGCTAGAAGCGTCGACAGTTGTTGTTTTTCCCATAATTCGCTATCATGAAGAACAAGAAGGATTGTCTATTTCTTTAGGAGGAATGCCCCATGACAAAACGTAAAGCCTTAACGATTGCTGGTTCCGACACGAGTGGTGGAGCTGGCATTCAAGCTGATTTAAAGACGTTCCAAGAACTTGGCGTCTACGGAATGAATGCCTTGACGGTCATCGTCGCTCAAGATCCTGATCACTCTTGGCATCATGCGGTTTACCCAATCGACACAGAACTCGTCCGGACACAAATCCACACGGTCCTTGGAGGTATTGGTGTTGATGCGATGAAGACGGGAATGCTCCCGACTGTCGAAATCATTGAAGCCGTTGCCGAAAAAATCAAATCATCCGGCGTCCAAAACGTCGTCATCGATCCTGTTATGGTCTGTAAAGGCGAGGATGAGGTGCTAAACCCTGATACAGCGAACGCACTTCGTGATGTCTTGACACCACTTGCGACAGTCGTCACACCGAACGTCTTTGAAGCAGGTCAATTATCGGGTCTTGGTAAAACGCCAGCAACGATAGACGAAATGAAACTTGCAGCAGCGCGGATTCATGAAAAAGGTGCGCAATACGTTCTTGTTAAAGGTGGCAGTAAGATTGACCATCCACAAGCAGTTGACGTGCTTTATGACGGAAAAGAGTTTATCCTGATTGAGGACGAACGAATCGAGACACCGTACACGCACGGTGCCGGCTGCACGTACTCTGCAGCAATCACGGCCGAACTCGCAAAAGGTGCATCGGTAGAAGCTGCTGTCCGTACAGCAAAATCTTTTATCACTTCTGCGATTCGTCATTCATTCCGTTTGAATGAATACGTCGGACCAACTGATCACGCTGCACATCGTACAGTCCAGTCTTGATCCGCTTAAGAAGTCCGCGATATCCGCGGACTTCTTTCTGTATAGGAGAGGAGAATGATTTATGCAAGCCATTGATTTACAAGAGATACAGCGTTATATCGACGAACATGCGAATACACCGTTATACGTACACGTTGAGACGACGAACGGTGCCTACGCGACGCACCAAGATCCGACCTTCCATAGCGCAGGGATGTTTTTCCGTAATGCGGAAATCACTTACGAACGTGGTTTGATCACAGGAAACGGTCCTTACCGGATCGGTTTGAAACTTGCACACGGCTGGTTATACGGTGAGGGATTAACTGATTTCGAATTTGCTGGGGATCAATTGTTGATTGCCGGTCACGATGTCGAAGGACGTCTTGCGATTGCTTTTGAACTTAGCCCGACACCATTTGCTCAAGGTGCAGAGGAGGTAGACGCATGACACACGAAGATCATTTACTCGTCGTCTTCCCTCACCCGGATGACGAAGCCTTCAGTTCTGCTGGTACGATCATCGAGCACGCAGAAAATCGTGGTCCTGTCACATATGCTTGTTTGACGCTCGGTGAGATGGGCCGTAACATGGGACGCCCTGTCTTTACGAACCGGGAACAGCTCGCAACGATTCGCAAACGTGAGTTGATCGATGCAGCTGAAAAAATGAAGATTTCGGATCTCCAAATGTGGGGACTTCGCGATAAGACCGTTGAATTCGAGGATGAAGCGGCACTTGCTGACCGTATCCTTACGTTGATTCAACAGACGCGCCCGACTCGCTTGATTTCATTTTATCCGGGTTACGCGGTCCATCCCGATCACGAAGCGACAGCTCGCGCCGTCGTTCGTGCCCTTCGGATGATGGATCCTGCCGATCGCCCTGAGTTCCTTGCGGTCGCTTTTGCGAACAATACGAAAGAAGAGCTTGGAGAAGGAACATTCATTCACGATGTCAGTGCCTATACGGATCAAAAGATCAAGGCACTCGAAGCACACGCTTCTCAAACAGGTGGTTTGATGAAAGTCATCTCGGAAGACTCGAACATCCGTGACCTGCTCGTCAAAGAACGCTATTACCACTATCCGCTGTAATTTCCTATTAAGAGATGCCGATCGTCCGAGCGACAATCAGCATCTCTTTTTTGGCCTTCATTAGAAAACGTCGACTTTTTTGATGGCTTCTGCTAGTGTGAATAGTTGAGACTACGTCTCCGGAGTTCGTAACCTCCTCCGTTATAAAAACTAGGAATGGAAGTGTACATTATGAAAAACGAACGTGCTCTTGTCGTCTTTAGCGGCGGCCAAGACTCAACGACTTGTCTGTTTCAGGCACTGAAACAGTATGAAGAAGTCGAAGTCGTGACGTTTAATTACGGACAACGTCATGCACAAGAACTCGAAGTCGCACGCGACATCGCCTCTGAGCTCGGTGTCAAACACCATGAGCTTGATCTCTCTCTTCTCAGTCAACTAACGAGTAACGCCTTGACTGACCACAGCCAAACCATCACGACGAACGAAGATGGTCTACCTTCTACTTTTGTAGATGGACGGAACCACCTGTTTCTTTCGTTCGCAGCCGTCCTCGCGAA contains:
- a CDS encoding TetR/AcrR family transcriptional regulator produces the protein MASAKAQETRRRILEATTAIILQQGFTQLTLDEVAKQANVSKGGLLYHFASKEALLMGVIEAQEARQFELYEQHQLTMGPMEAFVTLQIQQQEEFHLDMDALLYLLSLLKDHATFVEERKRQVEHFFRQLTEQMDPVEVLSIRFTLDGLKLSEHFQFGAPSPTIRQQLIQQLIERARQLDKQIEE
- a CDS encoding pyrroline-5-carboxylate reductase family protein is translated as MKLLVVGAGAMSEALVQGWVASGFKREDITMTNRSGGARLTEVAARHGIQTVEQEDVSLYDVVMLGMQPDGVLAYVANQQWTHQTIVSIAAHITPDEIERLTERPTVAVMPNTPVAHRLGMTGLWFGSRVNEEIRSVVEALFERVGEIAEANETTMPAFMAAAGCSPAFFYEIVAGMVPVLTDAGFEEGNARRIVAQAMKGSAEILMRSNESTDRLIADVAAPGGPTDRGVQVLRERHLFETMQAALRESAREANE
- the cbpA gene encoding cyclic di-AMP binding protein CbpA, producing the protein MLVQSLCIPKHQCVTISETATIREALDTLEKTGYRCVPVLSQTGQDFKGNIYKMHIYRHGMNGGSLDDNVMSLIKNTSKYIYTGSNFFEVFFSIKELPYIAVLNDDGHFFGILPHGKMLGMLEEAWNRDSGSYVLTVALSEQKGALEKISKIVNKYSTVASLMTLDAKSSVMRRVLITLPTDCDEKTKKKIVKKLDDKGLRVVAVEDLAVRV
- a CDS encoding DUF47 domain-containing protein; amino-acid sequence: MFSKKQDPFAVKLSEIAGHLKTTSQFFVDFKINGIADVKEFAHKVKDFETAGDDLMHQLIIDLNNAFITPIDREDLLALANALDDVLDGFEECSAIFEIYNIVQADEHMIKFVDEINIAVSELATSMDLLVARKLQPMREHVIKIKEQETICDNLRRKSIKALFATETDPIKIIQYKEIYESLESIADYCQDAANVIETIIMKNA
- a CDS encoding inorganic phosphate transporter; its protein translation is MDSLFIITAIIVILALSFDFINGFHDTANSIATAVSTRALKPRHAIILAASMNFLGAITFTGVAKTISGDIVDPSTLEHGSYVVIAALISAIAWNLLTWYFGIPSSSSHTLIGSIAGAAVASVGFGGIEAKGFLKIVEALLISPVLAFTLGFIVYAVFKIIFKKGNLAKTNRRFRHVQIATAALQSYTHGTNDAQKAMGIITLALISSGFQTDHEVATWVKLSCAIAMGLGTSVGGWRIIKTVGGQIMKIRPVNGVAADLTSAAIIFGATAIHLPVSTTHVISSAILGVGTSHRKKGVKWGTAQRMLITWVITLPISMALAAMIYYILDFLFIK
- the pdxK gene encoding pyridoxine/pyridoxal/pyridoxamine kinase, which produces MTKRKALTIAGSDTSGGAGIQADLKTFQELGVYGMNALTVIVAQDPDHSWHHAVYPIDTELVRTQIHTVLGGIGVDAMKTGMLPTVEIIEAVAEKIKSSGVQNVVIDPVMVCKGEDEVLNPDTANALRDVLTPLATVVTPNVFEAGQLSGLGKTPATIDEMKLAAARIHEKGAQYVLVKGGSKIDHPQAVDVLYDGKEFILIEDERIETPYTHGAGCTYSAAITAELAKGASVEAAVRTAKSFITSAIRHSFRLNEYVGPTDHAAHRTVQS
- a CDS encoding YojF family protein, encoding MQAIDLQEIQRYIDEHANTPLYVHVETTNGAYATHQDPTFHSAGMFFRNAEITYERGLITGNGPYRIGLKLAHGWLYGEGLTDFEFAGDQLLIAGHDVEGRLAIAFELSPTPFAQGAEEVDA
- the bshB2 gene encoding bacillithiol biosynthesis deacetylase BshB2 — its product is MTHEDHLLVVFPHPDDEAFSSAGTIIEHAENRGPVTYACLTLGEMGRNMGRPVFTNREQLATIRKRELIDAAEKMKISDLQMWGLRDKTVEFEDEAALADRILTLIQQTRPTRLISFYPGYAVHPDHEATARAVVRALRMMDPADRPEFLAVAFANNTKEELGEGTFIHDVSAYTDQKIKALEAHASQTGGLMKVISEDSNIRDLLVKERYYHYPL
- the queC gene encoding 7-cyano-7-deazaguanine synthase QueC → MKNERALVVFSGGQDSTTCLFQALKQYEEVEVVTFNYGQRHAQELEVARDIASELGVKHHELDLSLLSQLTSNALTDHSQTITTNEDGLPSTFVDGRNHLFLSFAAVLAKGRGIRHIVTGVCETDFSGYPDCRDAFIKSLNVTLNLAMDYPFVLHTPLMWLDKKETWALADSLGAFDFVRNRTLTCYNGVIGDGCGECPACELRKNGLDAYIKEVQHT